The DNA segment CTCTTCCTACGACTCTAACTCCATCTAACAGCCAATAGACCAGGTTCTGGGTCAAAGCCACATACTTTATGTCCAAAAATTCATTAAACAActtgtctgtaatagttttgtGGTCTTAGAGTCATTTCCGGAAACATTCTTGTTCCTTTTCTCCTAAAACGGATCTACTGCTCCTGAAAATAGGTTTATTGCGACTGAGCAAGCCTTGTTCAAGGCCAGAGAGATTTGATCTCAGTAGGGTGAAAACGCAGGAAGCATGTTTATGTGCTCCAagctttttctcctctcttcctcccccagtTCAGTCAACTCAATTTGTTGtgactgtctcttctctctctctctctctctctctctctctctctctctctctctctctctctctctctcctcagaggtGCGTTGTCCCCCCATGGTGACTCTGAGGAACGTCCTGCGGTCGCCCCCTGCCTGTGGAAAGAGGGAAGTGAAGCCTGGCACCATGTGCCGCCTCGCATGTCGCCACGGTTACAGTCTCCAAGGAGACGTGGACGCACGCTGTCTCTCCTCTGGGGACTGGAGCACTAACATCCACAAAACCACCTGCACAGGTAACAACACCTAGCATactctgtgagtgtgtgcgtatgtgtatgtgtgtatgtgcatgagaCAGTTTTCCATGCACCCCTTTTGCTATTTCTGTGCATTTCTTTCCATGTGAATGGTGCTAACCTTCTGCTGAGAGCTGTCCCTAACACAAACCataccagagcagagcagaaccaATCGCTGTGTTTGAGGAATGGGGGAACAACACTGTAATTGCATACAGCTTCTCCAGATGCTTTACAGGTGAAACAGGtggctgtagaatgagttctgtttggaggaaaagatgTCGTAAAGATAAAacgagtggagagagggatggggatgcCGTTGAGATGAAAAGAACGAGGGTTAGAGGGTCAGTTATCCATAGGAGTTAAGGAGGCCAGGGTGGAGTTATAGAGGCCAGGGTGGAGTTATAGAGGCCGGGGTGGAGTTATAGAGGCCAGGGTGGAGTTATAGAGGCCAGGGGGGAGTTATAGAGGCCAGGGTGGAGTTATAGAGNNNNNNNNNNNNNNNNNNNNNNNNNNNNNNNNNNNNNNNNNNNNNNNNNNNNNNNNNNNNNNNNNNNNNNNNNNNNNNNNNNNNNNNNNNNNNNNNNNNNNNNNNNNNNNNNNNNNNNNNNNNNNNNNNNNNNNNNNNNNNNNNNNNNNNNNNNNNNNNNNNNNNNNNNNNNNNNNNNNNNNNNNNNNNNNNNNNNNNNNNNNNNNNNNNNNNNNNNNNNNNNNNNNNNNNNNNNNNNNNNNNNNNNNNNNNNNNNNNNNNNNNNNNNNNNNNNNNNNNNNNNNNNNNNNNNNNNNNNNNNNNNNNNNNNNNNNNNNNNNNNNNNNNNNNNNNNNNNNNNNNNNNNNNNNNNNNNNNNNNNNNNNNNNNNNNNNNNNNNNNNNNNNNNNNNNNNNNNNNNNNNNNNNNNNNNNNNNNNNNNNNNNNNNNNNNNNNNNNNNNNNNNNNNNNNNNNNNNNNNNNNNNNNNNNNNNNNNNNNNNNNNNNNNNNNNNNNNNNNNNNNNNNNNNNNNNNNNNNNNNNNNNNNNNNNNNNNNNNNNNNNNNNNNNNNNNNNNNNNNNNNNNNNNNNNNNNNNNNNNNNNNNNNNNNNNNNNNNNNNNNNNNNNNNNNNNNNNNNNNNNNNNNNNNNNNNNNNNNNNNNNNNNNNNNNNNNNNNNNNNNNNNNNNNNNNNNNNNNNNNNNNNNNNNNNNNNNNNNNNNNNNNNNNNNNNNNNNNNNNNNNNNNNNNNNNNNNNNNNNNNNNNNNNNNNNNNNNNNNNNNNNNNNNNNNNNNNNNNNNNNNNNNNNNNNNNNNNNNNNNNNNNNNNNNNNNNNNNNNNNNNNNNNNNNNNNNNNNNNNNNNNNNNNNNNNNNNNNNNNNNNNNNNNNNNNNNNNNNNNNNNNNNNNNNNNNNNNNNNNNNNNNNNNNNNNNNNNNNNNNNNNNNNNNNNNNNNNNNNNNNNNNNNNNNNNNNNNNNNNNNNNNNNNNNNNNNNNNNNNNNNNNNNNNNNNNNNNNNNNNNNNNNNNNNNNNNNNNNNNNNNNNNNNNNNNNNNNNNNNNNNNNNNNNNNNNNNNNNNNNNNNNNNNNNNNNNNNNNNNNNNNNNNNNNNNNNNNNNNNNNNNNNNNNNNNNNNNNNNNNNNNNNNNNNNNNNNNNNNNNNNNNNNNNNNNNNNNNNNNNNNNNNNNNNNNNNNNNNNNNNNNNNNNNNNNNNNNNNNNNNNNNNNNNNNNNNNNNNNNNNNNNNNNNNNNNNNNNNNNNNNNNNNNNNNNNNNNNNNNNNNNNNNNNNNNNNNNNNNNNNNNNNNNNNNNNNNNNNNNNNNNNNNNNNNNNNNNNNNNNNNNNNNNNNNNNNNNNNNNNNNNNNNNNNNNNNNNNNNNNNNNNNNNNNNNNNNNNNNNNNNNNNNNNNNNNNNNNNNNNNNNNNNNNNNNNNNNNNNNNNNNNNNNNNNNNNNNNNNNNNNNNNNNNNNNNNNNNNNNNNNNNNNNNNNNNNNNNNNNNNNNNNNNNNNNNNNNNNNNNNNNNNNNNNNNNNNNNNNNNNNNNNNNNNNNNNNNNNNNNNNNNNNNNNNNNNNNNNNNNNNNNNNNNNNNNNNNNNNNNNNNNNNNNNNNNNNNNNNNNNNNNNNNNNNNNNNNNNNNNNNNNNNNNNNNNNNNNNNNNNNNNNNNNNNNNNNNNNNNNNNNNNNNNNNNNNNNNNNNNNNNNNNNNNNNNNNNNNNNNNNNNNNNNNNNNNNNNNNNNNNNNNNNNNNNNNNNNNNNNNNNNNNNNNNNNNNNNNNNNNNNNNNNNNNNNNNNNNNNNNNNNNNNNNNNNNNNNNNNNNNNNNNNNNNNNNNNNNNNNNNNNNNNNNNNNNNNNNNNNNNNNNNNNNNNNNNNNNNNNNNNNNNNNNNNNNNNNNNNNNNNNNNNNNNNNNNNNNNNNNNNNNNNNNNNNNNNNNNNNNNNNNNNNNNNNNNNNNNNNNNNNNNNNNNNacagagagacacagagagacagagagacagagagagacagagagacacagagacagagagacagagagagacagagagacacagagagacacagagacagagagacacacagagagacagagacacagagacacacagagagacagagacagagagagctgacCTGACCTGGTTCCAGTCTATTACACTAACAGGGAAATATTTCCAGTCCAATAAAGGGAAAACCTTGTCAGATCTGATCAGAAGACTGTGTGTTTAAGAGGGATACCTCACTAAATGGGTCTTTTCCAGCTGTGAACTTTCACACAAAACCCAATAAAGCAGTCTTCTCTGTTGACATTGACCTACCTGGCTTAGCAAAGCTTAGAGGGAGTCTCATATACCCTAGAGCgctggttctcaactggttttggctACGGACCCAAATGGACCAGGTTGTCTCAGTCACGTACCAATATTTGCATTGTGATTCTTTGTGCCGAAACGCAATCTGGAAAACTATTTTGAATGCTATATTGACAGTAAATGTAGCAATTATATTAAACAATGGAACAACATTCACATCATTTCATTGTCAATAATTCCACATTTCTCATATACTTGGTGAAGAATGTTGGCAAGCTCTTTTGTTTGAGACCACAAATATTGAAAATACtgtgataatttttttttttttaaagaataaataaTTRAAAAAAATGTAACTTCATTATAATTTCGACACACTTTCTACCTGGTATTAGTTGTTTAAATTTAGACTGGAGTATTTTTTTAATCCCccgcaaaaaaatataaaataaataaatccaaatTTGGGTCCCACCAGTTCAGAACCACTATCCTAGAGGGTAATGTTAAGGTTATTGATGTATAGAAAGACAGCAACAGCTGTAATCGGCAATGAGGTGATGTCAAtaatagagacagacacataatTGGCTAAGAGGTGATGATGTCAATGTGGCAGAGTGTTTTAACTCTGTAATTAAGAACAGAGGGGGCTCTGACATGTTGTGTgagaggggtcagaggttaggtgTGACATCACAGTCCCTCCCTCAGTGTCATGACGACGTGTGATAgaagtgtgcatcccaaatggcaccctactccctatgtagtgcactacttttgaccagagcccgatgggccctggtcaaaagtaatgagaataggatgccatttgggacgaagcccaATTCTCCTCCTGGGCTTGTTGCRTCAGTTCATGTCCTTCTTTACCGTTTATTGTTCTTAGCAGAGTTGGAGTTAATTCCGTCTAAATTCCTGTCAGTTGAGGAATGGCACTCCTATGAGTAAGTTCCATCGTGTCCAATTTAACTGAGTGGAATTGAAACCAGATTGACCCCGACATCTTGCTTGTTAGGTTTTTGGGGGATTTTTTGGCCACGTCTTTATCCATCCACTCTGATTCTTAGGACTGTCGTTTATCTGTTGTTTATTTTCATACTCTCTCCAACCAGATTCAGAGCGTCCGTGGATCCAGTGCCCCAGAGACGTGGTGGCAGAGACGGACGAGCGGCGTGGCACTGCCAACATCAGCTGGAATGTGCCCACTGCTACTGACAACTCTGGGGAGGAGGTGAGTGGACGAGAGTTGTCTCTTTTCCCCTCCAGGGTGTTAGTGTGCACCTCTCCTGAGGTTCATATATTCTCTGTGAAGAGCTTTTCACAAAGAGCAACAAGGTGCAGAACATCAACTCAAACCTAAACCCCCAAGCAACCAAGACCAAGCAGTAGGGTCAAGGAACAAAGGAAAAACTCTCAAGGAAGGAAGAATCCTTTACATGACTAATCCTGTGAAGGAATCAATGAGAGATGATGAATAATACTCCTAACAGTCATCTGTGACCTTTGCCCTCTAGGTCCTGGTTCAGGTGAAGCCTGTGTACACCCCTCCCCAGCTGTTCCCtataggagaggagaagataatCTATACAGCGACAGACCGTGCTGGGAACCAGGCTAACTGCACCTTCACTGTCACTGTCATAGGTGAGGTCAGGTCACAAGCACACCACAACCAACCACATATCACAACCACCCATCAGatcacaaccacatatcacaaccACATCACAACCAACCATCAGatcacaaccacatatcacaaccATATATCACAACCGCATATCACAACCAACCATCAGatcacaaccacatatcacaaccACATCACAACCAACCATCAGatcacaaccacatatcacaaccAACCATATatcacaaccacatatcacaaccATATATCACAACCATATATCACAACCATATATCACAACCATATAACACAACCATATATCACAACCATATCACAACCGCATatcacaaccacatatcacaaccATATATATCACAACCATATATATCACAACCATATATCACAACCATATATCACAACCACAAAAAGAGAGAGCATCATCTACGTAAGTAGGCACTGACTAACAGTTCTTGCGATTTGCACCTCATCCTACGACAGGTAAGTGGATGTAATTGTGGATTATGGTTTTCTGTACGGTGCTTGCCTGATTATTGTCCCTGATCGTTGGTTATACGCGGAAGCCGACTGTTCCaattaagggggggttatgtggTCTGTGTGTTTAGGACTAATGTGGGTTGGTCAGAAGATATTGCATCCATTCGTTAAATTAGGGAGAGTTATCAATAGTACACGGGTATTGCAGTTCAATTGATAAGATATGTTAAAATATGTGAATTTGAAAAGTTATCTTCACTGTGTGTTATAGATCTAACTGCCAATATGTCAACATTCATTCAGGTGACAAGCAATCCACACCATACACTGTTGAATCAGTTTGACAACAGATTATTATAACGGTTGAAAAAATGCAACATTAACTGACATTAACATAATGCGAGCGAGCTTTCCAACATATACAAGTGACATGTATTATAGTTGTTCACATATACATGGGAGtaactaaacattaggaacaccttcctatgtTTGGTTGCAGCCCTGCTTTCCCCCTGTTTTTGCctcaaacagcctcaattcgtaggCATGGACTCACAGagtgtcgaaagcattcctcagggatgctggcccatgttgacttccaatgcttcccacagttgtgtcaatttggctATGAAATCCTTGTTGGTGACCATCTTCTGATCACACGGAACTGTGGGATGAGAAATCCAGCAGCTTCAGTTCTTGACACGCCTGTCAATACTCATACCTATATCAAAGGCATATAAATCTTTTGTCTGCCTTCACCTCAATACATGTTCATAGTGTTcacaggcttaaaaatcctctttAAGACTTTGAACAAGTACTCAGTGAGGATATAGCTTTCATACTGTATTCACCTTCAGTCTATGTATCGGAAAGAGcaagtttttaatgttttgttatCTTGTATATTTTCAGAGTACTTATAGAGACATTTGTTTAAACTGTAATAAGTTATTTAAATTATATGACAATTTTGAATTGAAATAATTCTATTAACATTTTCTGATatttcttacttttattttcctgcatagtAAATCAGGATCTGCATCTTTACCCCATTTTGTATCTCAATGGCACAGTCTAGTAATTTATAGAATCTGTTTGGCACTGCTCTGAGAAACAGAAAGTAGTTCGCCCATGGAGACCACCAGTCAGGAATTACATACAAAACTTTTGTAAATGAAATGTGAGAATGAGCTTTCTAGTAAAATGGAACCATGTCCTCCTGAAAACAACAAGTGGATGGGATTTCATGTCATATCATGAGTATGCAGGATTGCTCTGCAAACCTCTCAGCAATTGAGCGCCAATATGAAGAAGAcgacatctctcctctctctctctctcttctctctcttctctcttctctctctctcttctctcttctctctctctctcctctctctctctttctcttctctgctctctctctctctctctctctctcctcgtctctctctctcgctcttctctctctcgtctcctctctctctctctcttcgtctctctctctcacaaccacATATACATCACATATGACAAACCATATTACACGCATATGATCAAACCAGATATCACAACAAAATACAACCATATATACAACACGTATCACACCAATATACAATCCATATATCAACCATAGATCACAACATACACTATTCAACTAACCATAGAACACACATATCAAACCAATATCACAACATATCTGAAACCATCAATCACAACATATCACCAACCACATATCACAACGCAAAAATCACAACCAGTATAtcgacaaccacatatcacaccaTATATCAAAACTATATACAACCATCAGATCACAAACCATATATCACAGACCACATATCACACGACACATATCACCGTATATCCAACCGTAATATCACAACCACATATCAACACCCTATCACAACCACCTATAATCCCAACATAGTCACAACCATCAATCACAGCATAtatacaaccacatatcacaaacCACATATCCAACTAATATCAAACCGTATTCACACCACCTATACAAGAACATATACAACCACGTATCAATCACATATCAACCTTATAATAACCAAAAAATCACAACACTATAGTCAACACACATATCGAACATAGCGATTCAAACAAATATCACAACAAATCGCAACCATTATatcacaacacacatacaaacatatatCACAACATCAGATTCCAACCATATATCAACAACCATCAGATCACAACCATATATCACAACCATCATatcacaaccacatatcacaaccATTTCACAACCGACGTATCACAACATATAGTCACACCATAATCACAACCACTATCAACACACATCAGATGACAACACATATACAATACCACACTATCAAACACAATATCACACCACATATACACAACCAAAAATCAGCAACCATCGTATCACAACCACGtatcacacacatatatacaaaccacatatcacaacACATATCACAACCTATATCACAACCATCAGATCACAACCATATATCACACCCATCATGCAGCACTATCATCACACATCAGATCAACAACAGCATAGCACAAACCATCATATCACAACCATGTAACAcgtattcacaacacacacatatcagcACCACTATCAAAACATatcacaaccacatatcacaaccCAATATCAAGCCAAGTCGACAACAGTATCACACCATATATAAACCACTATCACAAGCCATATATACAACAATCACAACATATACCACCACATATACAACCACATATACAACCAcataacaaccacatatcacacaaATCACAACCATGTATAACCGCAACAACGTAATCACAACATATAAACCATATCAAACCAATATAACAGCGAATCACAACCATATATCACAACCATTCAATAAACCATCATATCACAACGCATCAGATCACAACATTCAACATCAGATTCAGCAACGCATCAGTATCACAAACCACGTATCACAACCACGGTatcacaaccacatatcacaaccAAATCACAACCactatacaacatacacacatataaaccacatatcacaccatatatcacaaaccacGTATCAAGCCATATATCACAAACGGACGTTCACAACCAGTATATCACAACACTTCAATCGACAAATAATATCACCACCACATAGCGTAACCATAAACTACGACTTATATAACCATATACAACCAACATCACAAGCACAATCACAACAGCACTCACAGCAATACCAATGTGAAACGTGTGATTGGATCAGGAGANNNNNNNNNNNNNNNNNNNNNNNNNCCTAAGTTTTTCCTGACCTCATGACCTGACCgtgaaaaactccaggccccagttATAGCCTACAGGCTCTAGTCATACTGTATCTTTTAAGTAGCGCCCAGAGTTTCTCCTGGTCAGGTTACGTTATCAGGAAATACTTCTGGTAGTTCCTATTTCCAATGACTCGGTTAGTGGGAGTGAGGTGCTTAGAACTCCAGAGTGGTGGGTTTGGATCCCGGCTGCCACATGCAGTAGTCCCTTTGGATAAAAGCTAMATAACGAGTCTACACAGTAGTCACAGGTGGCAAACTCAAGTGTGCAAAGTGTGGAAAATAAGGGTGTCCAGTGTCACACACTTAATACTCTCAGAAACCAAGGGGGAAAGCACTGTGGTAGCCCCSAATATTTCCATATGCTATTATGAAGGAATGCAGTGGCTTTCATT comes from the Salvelinus sp. IW2-2015 unplaced genomic scaffold, ASM291031v2 Un_scaffold5107, whole genome shotgun sequence genome and includes:
- the LOC112077970 gene encoding sushi, von Willebrand factor type A, EGF and pentraxin domain-containing protein 1-like, with product MNCSEGGTSYRAECEVRCTEGYRLEGDARLSCQADSLWSGIQPRCVEVRCPPMVTLRNVLRSPPACGKREVKPGTMCRLACRHGYSLQGDVDARCLSSGDWSTNIHKTTCTDSERPWIQCPRDVVAETDERRGTANISWNVPTATDNSGEEVLVQVKPVYTPPQLFPIGEEKIIYTATDRAGNQANCTFTVTVIDTEPPVIDRCRSPPTFQATDTQAAVAWEVPQFSDNS